In the Actinomycetota bacterium genome, one interval contains:
- a CDS encoding transposase encodes MLEGHMMVDHVHMLISIPPKYSVSQVTRFY; translated from the coding sequence GTGTTGGAAGGACACATGATGGTAGATCATGTGCACATGCTAATTTCTATCCCACCGAAGTACTCGGTGTCCCAAGTGACAAGGTTTTATTAA
- a CDS encoding nucleotidyltransferase domain-containing protein — MLSTLITSKTRVKLLTLFLTHPDARFYFKNLIERLGVPPSALQTELKKFELIGLLKSEREGNIKFYWVDKSFPLYPELKGIIFKTVGLADRLKEALDKIGHIDVAFIYGSVAKNLEDAKSDIDLMVIGDPDMDALSDVVTAAEHELIREVNYTVFDPKEWKERVAKNNSFVMDVLKNNKIFLIGGEDELRRIAQS; from the coding sequence ATGCTATCAACATTAATCACATCAAAAACAAGAGTAAAACTGTTAACGCTTTTTCTCACCCACCCCGACGCGAGGTTCTACTTTAAGAACCTCATCGAGCGGCTTGGTGTTCCGCCTTCGGCGCTCCAAACGGAGCTAAAGAAGTTTGAATTAATCGGCCTTCTGAAGAGTGAGCGCGAGGGCAATATTAAGTTTTATTGGGTTGATAAAAGCTTCCCTCTTTACCCTGAATTAAAAGGCATTATTTTTAAGACGGTTGGTTTAGCTGACCGCTTAAAAGAAGCCCTCGATAAAATAGGTCATATCGATGTTGCTTTTATCTACGGCTCAGTAGCTAAAAACCTTGAAGATGCCAAATCGGATATCGACCTTATGGTAATCGGTGATCCCGATATGGATGCCTTATCAGATGTTGTTACCGCTGCCGAACATGAACTTATTCGAGAGGTCAATTACACCGTTTTTGACCCCAAAGAGTGGAAAGAGCGTGTCGCCAAAAATAATTCCTTTGTTATGGATGTTTTAAAGAATAATAAGATATTTCTCATAGGCGGTGAGGATGAGCTACGACGAATTGCTCAAAGCTAG
- a CDS encoding helix-turn-helix domain-containing protein: MGVGNVIKRTRTRRGVSQEDLAAKAGVSSGTIADIEIKDRTPKLTTLDKIAGALGTTSEQLLKEAGLLAASKEDSEITTLASRIKELGRRDRRIVDHLVDRLLEEEGNYDA, encoded by the coding sequence ATGGGTGTCGGAAATGTTATCAAAAGAACTAGAACCAGGCGAGGCGTATCGCAGGAAGACCTGGCGGCGAAAGCCGGAGTCTCGAGCGGCACCATCGCCGATATAGAGATAAAAGACCGAACGCCAAAGCTAACGACGCTCGATAAAATAGCGGGCGCGCTCGGCACGACTTCGGAACAATTGCTCAAAGAGGCCGGGCTATTGGCGGCCTCCAAAGAAGACTCGGAGATAACCACGCTGGCCTCACGGATAAAGGAACTGGGCAGACGCGACCGAAGAATCGTCGACCACCTGGTCGACCGGTTACTGGAAGAAGAGGGTAATTATGATGCCTAA
- a CDS encoding helix-turn-helix transcriptional regulator has protein sequence MRLIVKTKILIGIRIRKGLNQTELAARAGITGGFMSQIERGIYRPSPRTAYRIAEALEVGFDEIFSLADPQNNKDSR, from the coding sequence ATGAGATTAATAGTAAAAACTAAAATCTTAATAGGGATACGAATCCGCAAAGGATTAAACCAAACGGAATTGGCGGCAAGAGCGGGCATTACCGGCGGTTTCATGTCGCAAATCGAGAGAGGAATTTATAGGCCAAGCCCGCGCACGGCGTACCGCATCGCGGAGGCTTTGGAGGTCGGCTTCGACGAGATTTTTTCGCTTGCCGACCCTCAAAATAATAAGGACAGCCGATAA
- a CDS encoding GNAT family N-acetyltransferase, protein MFAIEIITDLEDFKALKEEWNALAAEAGMSVFQTWQWSWHWWRENGKGKKLLIIAARDASGLAALAPLYITSTFFALPLKIVSFIGTEGTDYLDVIAATARDDAVSAIFKELLSLSMWDAVDLHQIPQSSQTCEIVRLAVADNLNGEVLAQDKSYTRALDSTWEVFLAGLSKKFRTNVRYYRRRLERDYSPVIRQSDCESVTEDMRLFFKLHRKRFLSKKKPGAYLNPKFRRFHSELARDLCETGWLRLYILEVDGKPVAAMYGFAFGGSFYYYLGGFEPDWGSLNVSTILIAQSIEDAIGEGLARYDFLRGDEPYKQKWGAVASGNRRVIIGRAGTKSGVVKKMLAMENDVTKKAKEIMEKA, encoded by the coding sequence TTGTTTGCTATTGAGATAATAACGGACCTCGAGGATTTCAAGGCCCTCAAGGAAGAGTGGAACGCGCTCGCCGCCGAGGCGGGCATGTCGGTCTTTCAGACCTGGCAATGGTCTTGGCATTGGTGGCGGGAGAACGGTAAGGGGAAAAAGCTTCTCATCATAGCCGCGCGTGACGCTTCCGGGCTCGCGGCGCTGGCACCACTTTATATTACCTCCACATTTTTCGCTTTACCGTTAAAAATAGTCTCATTTATCGGCACCGAGGGTACCGATTACTTAGACGTTATCGCGGCGACGGCGCGCGATGACGCGGTTTCGGCTATCTTTAAAGAACTCCTTTCGCTCTCTATGTGGGACGCCGTCGACCTCCACCAGATTCCCCAATCGAGTCAGACCTGTGAGATAGTCCGGCTCGCGGTTGCGGATAATCTCAACGGCGAGGTATTGGCTCAGGACAAAAGCTATACTCGCGCGCTCGATTCTACCTGGGAAGTCTTTCTTGCCGGCTTAAGCAAGAAATTCCGCACGAATGTCCGGTATTATCGCCGGCGTCTGGAGCGGGATTACAGCCCGGTGATTCGACAGAGCGATTGTGAGAGTGTCACAGAGGACATGCGCCTCTTCTTCAAGCTTCACCGGAAGCGCTTTCTAAGCAAGAAGAAGCCCGGTGCTTATCTCAACCCTAAATTCAGGAGATTCCACTCCGAACTCGCGAGGGACCTTTGCGAGACGGGTTGGCTAAGGCTTTATATTCTCGAAGTGGACGGCAAGCCTGTCGCCGCGATGTACGGCTTTGCGTTTGGCGGCTCATTCTATTACTACCTCGGCGGTTTTGAGCCGGACTGGGGGAGCCTGAACGTCTCTACGATCCTAATCGCGCAATCGATAGAGGACGCAATCGGGGAGGGTTTGGCGCGCTACGATTTTCTAAGGGGTGACGAGCCTTACAAGCAGAAGTGGGGTGCCGTCGCCTCCGGCAATCGCCGGGTCATCATAGGTCGAGCCGGCACAAAGTCGGGCGTTGTCAAGAAGATGCTCGCCATGGAGAACGATGTCACTAAAAAGGCTAAAGAAATCATGGAAAAAGCATAG
- a CDS encoding diguanylate cyclase, which translates to MGIRETSSAPIDGEGSRLQSLKWNADQLLPLREVAAEFRDHIWVIVESWMERMESADDNTFRERITETILVDNIPSLLRGISKVIESPERIEDFEAGGVIFEAAAEFGANRQQQDYKPSELLRELDLLREIIWRFCDENFAVTEFYELERRINRPFDKLVSIITGHYINSFESELKQLARRDRLTGFFNYESFKEILHEELKRSKRYRRSFSILLVDIDGLNDYNNTFGRGAGDALLGEVSLVMARTIRDVDQPVRYGGDEFAVIMPESNKRQAQKAAERLRRAIKLEAKHQVEKGAPSRSPVTISIGLASYPKDAVTAHELVSLADEALYEAKQGGRDMVVAIDVKKRR; encoded by the coding sequence ATGGGTATCAGAGAAACGAGCAGTGCGCCTATTGATGGAGAGGGGAGTCGCTTGCAGAGCCTTAAGTGGAACGCCGACCAACTCTTGCCGCTAAGAGAGGTCGCGGCGGAGTTCAGAGACCACATCTGGGTGATAGTGGAGAGCTGGATGGAGCGCATGGAATCGGCCGATGACAATACTTTCAGGGAGCGAATCACCGAGACGATCCTTGTCGACAATATCCCGAGCTTGCTGCGCGGAATTTCCAAGGTAATCGAATCACCCGAGAGGATCGAGGATTTCGAGGCCGGAGGGGTCATTTTCGAGGCCGCCGCGGAGTTCGGCGCAAATCGACAACAACAAGACTACAAGCCGTCCGAATTGCTTAGAGAACTCGATTTGCTCCGAGAGATTATATGGCGATTTTGCGATGAGAACTTCGCCGTCACCGAATTCTATGAACTTGAGAGGCGGATAAATCGTCCTTTCGACAAACTCGTCTCGATCATCACCGGGCACTATATCAACAGCTTCGAGAGCGAGCTGAAGCAACTAGCGCGCCGCGACCGCTTGACGGGTTTCTTTAATTACGAATCCTTCAAAGAGATATTGCACGAAGAGTTAAAGCGCTCAAAGCGCTACCGCAGGTCGTTTTCGATACTCCTCGTAGACATCGACGGCTTAAACGACTATAATAACACCTTTGGGCGCGGGGCGGGCGACGCCCTTCTCGGTGAGGTCTCACTCGTGATGGCGCGGACCATTCGCGACGTCGACCAACCGGTTCGCTATGGTGGAGACGAGTTTGCCGTCATCATGCCGGAATCGAACAAACGGCAGGCGCAAAAAGCCGCTGAGCGCTTGCGAAGGGCGATTAAACTAGAGGCCAAGCATCAAGTCGAGAAAGGGGCGCCATCGCGGTCGCCCGTGACTATAAGTATCGGGCTCGCCTCATACCCAAAGGACGCCGTAACGGCGCACGAATTGGTCAGCCTGGCCGATGAGGCGCTCTATGAGGCAAAACAAGGCGGCAGAGACATGGTGGTCGCGATCGATGTCAAGAAACGGCGGTAG
- a CDS encoding protein kinase gives MRGQVIKGRYRIDKPIGRGGMATVYRAFDTVLNRPVAVKILHLRFTNNGHFVERFKREAHSAAGLIHRNIATIYDTGYTDGIYYIVMEYVHGKTLKELIDERAPFSANTIADIARQVVDALAHAHSNGIIHRDIKPQNILITADKIVKVSDFGIARALAMPGLTQNGRVLGTARYISPEQARGKPADHRSDLYSLGVILYEMATGEPPFAGDSSVEVAGKHVAEFPKHVREVNPEIPIVLEVIIDKLMRKEPSDRYKSAEALLADLEYWDSKETRDLMRAAIPKRLDRARARRAKRTRLTGFAKTLIVFGAFSFAVVGYYSVSVQDRAVVEKEPTVTVAAVEETRVETERIETLVPVEVVDYDPGGDGDENPSLVARIIDGDDSTGWSTESYHTADFGKLKDGIGVYIDFGKRVEMREMTIVSSGGWSGAVKASDDVLDWTTVKEIEGAQREISVTMDETYHRYYLIWITDLPPAGPGKYRGSIFEVRARGKVY, from the coding sequence ATGCGCGGGCAGGTCATCAAGGGGCGTTACAGGATTGACAAACCCATAGGGCGCGGCGGCATGGCTACGGTCTACCGGGCGTTCGACACGGTGCTCAACCGTCCGGTGGCGGTAAAAATATTGCATCTCCGTTTTACGAACAACGGCCATTTTGTCGAGCGCTTCAAGAGGGAAGCCCATTCCGCTGCCGGCCTCATCCACCGGAATATCGCCACCATATACGATACCGGCTATACCGACGGCATCTACTATATCGTCATGGAATACGTACACGGAAAGACGCTCAAGGAACTGATCGATGAGCGCGCGCCGTTTTCCGCAAATACCATCGCCGATATCGCGCGCCAGGTAGTCGACGCACTCGCCCACGCGCATAGCAACGGTATTATTCACCGCGATATCAAGCCGCAAAACATATTGATAACCGCGGACAAAATCGTCAAGGTCAGCGATTTCGGAATCGCCCGGGCGCTCGCGATGCCCGGCCTCACACAGAACGGACGGGTGTTGGGAACCGCTCGCTATATCTCTCCCGAACAGGCGCGGGGCAAGCCGGCCGACCATCGTTCCGACCTCTACTCACTCGGTGTTATCCTCTACGAGATGGCCACGGGCGAACCGCCGTTCGCGGGGGACTCTTCCGTGGAGGTAGCCGGAAAACATGTCGCGGAGTTCCCCAAGCACGTGCGCGAGGTCAACCCGGAAATACCGATTGTGCTCGAGGTGATAATCGACAAACTCATGCGAAAAGAGCCAAGCGATAGGTATAAGTCGGCCGAGGCTCTCCTTGCGGATCTCGAATACTGGGACTCCAAGGAGACGCGCGACTTGATGCGCGCGGCGATTCCCAAACGTCTCGATCGTGCGAGGGCCCGGCGCGCCAAGAGAACGAGGCTTACCGGTTTCGCAAAGACGCTCATCGTCTTCGGTGCCTTTTCCTTTGCGGTCGTCGGCTATTATAGCGTAAGCGTTCAGGACCGGGCGGTGGTCGAGAAGGAGCCGACCGTGACGGTCGCGGCCGTCGAAGAGACCCGCGTCGAGACCGAGCGAATAGAAACACTCGTACCGGTGGAGGTCGTCGATTACGACCCCGGCGGCGACGGCGACGAGAACCCTTCGCTGGTAGCGCGAATCATCGACGGAGACGATTCGACCGGCTGGTCTACGGAGAGCTATCACACCGCCGATTTCGGCAAATTAAAAGACGGGATCGGGGTATATATAGACTTCGGCAAACGCGTCGAGATGAGAGAGATGACGATTGTTTCTTCGGGCGGCTGGAGCGGAGCCGTAAAGGCTTCCGACGACGTTCTCGACTGGACGACCGTCAAGGAAATCGAAGGCGCTCAGCGAGAGATCTCGGTCACAATGGATGAAACCTACCATCGGTATTACCTGATCTGGATAACGGATTTGCCGCCGGCCGGCCCGGGTAAATATCGCGGCAGTATCTTCGAGGTAAGGGCGCGGGGCAAAGTATACTAA
- a CDS encoding HNH endonuclease — translation MLMEQTLILNASTEPLTFVPVKRALILLLKEKAEIVETHVSKRIRTEKKEFPYPLVIRLVHYVEIPRRFRALVSNAVLFARDHHTCQYCGRHKHDLKKKERLTREHVKPISRGGVDTWENVTTACSTCNHKKSDKLPYEARMYPKTTPFEPRYIALVLLSESIDEKQRPYIEPFVKTVFRTCR, via the coding sequence ATGCTTATGGAGCAGACACTCATTTTAAACGCGAGTACCGAGCCCCTGACATTCGTACCGGTTAAGCGAGCGCTTATTCTTTTGCTCAAAGAAAAGGCGGAGATAGTCGAGACCCATGTAAGCAAGCGCATAAGAACCGAGAAGAAAGAGTTTCCCTACCCGCTGGTCATTCGGCTCGTACATTATGTGGAGATACCGCGCCGCTTCAGGGCGCTGGTAAGCAATGCGGTGCTCTTCGCGCGCGACCATCACACCTGCCAGTATTGCGGCAGGCATAAACACGATTTGAAAAAGAAAGAGCGGCTCACGCGCGAGCACGTCAAACCGATATCACGCGGTGGTGTCGATACCTGGGAGAACGTCACGACGGCCTGCTCGACATGTAACCACAAAAAGAGCGACAAGCTGCCGTACGAGGCGAGGATGTACCCGAAGACGACGCCGTTCGAGCCTCGCTATATCGCATTGGTCTTGTTGAGCGAATCGATAGATGAAAAACAGCGCCCCTATATCGAACCTTTTGTAAAGACGGTGTTTCGGACCTGCCGATAG
- a CDS encoding haloacid dehalogenase, whose protein sequence is MELEPIGGRIRARLDVVNKGREIALPKARQVIRFSSVAIRAIHRERFDEARTGLDQAKVALVEAQRALKDCPEIYYAGFLQDAEKEYSEGRVTLALVTGEELPTPEALEIGFPPFLSGLGEAMGELRRHILDIIRKGKLTEGERFLTMMDDVYYFLISFDYPDALTPGLRRITDLARSVMEKTRGDLTTSMRQYELHDALARVENSFTARTD, encoded by the coding sequence ATGGAACTCGAGCCGATTGGTGGAAGGATACGGGCACGCCTGGACGTCGTCAACAAAGGGCGTGAAATCGCGCTGCCCAAAGCGAGGCAGGTAATACGATTTTCGAGCGTGGCTATTAGAGCGATACATCGGGAAAGATTCGACGAGGCGCGAACCGGGCTCGACCAAGCTAAGGTTGCCCTGGTCGAAGCACAAAGGGCGCTCAAAGACTGCCCCGAAATTTACTACGCGGGCTTTTTGCAGGACGCGGAGAAAGAGTATAGTGAGGGTCGCGTGACGTTGGCGCTCGTCACCGGTGAGGAGCTTCCGACACCGGAAGCGCTCGAAATCGGCTTTCCGCCGTTTTTGTCGGGTCTGGGTGAGGCGATGGGAGAACTCCGCCGGCATATTCTCGATATCATTCGCAAAGGCAAACTCACCGAAGGCGAACGATTCTTGACTATGATGGACGATGTCTATTACTTCTTGATATCGTTCGACTACCCGGATGCTCTCACGCCCGGCCTGCGCCGAATCACCGACCTGGCCCGCTCGGTCATGGAGAAGACCAGGGGTGACCTTACGACTTCGATGCGCCAATATGAGCTGCACGACGCTTTGGCGCGAGTCGAAAATTCCTTCACGGCACGGACCGATTAG
- a CDS encoding phage holin family protein, with protein sequence MEDKTKGGRTLVESILDLFEVSSTYLRQQVKQVVDESVAGPIGIAAKKAAFIILAFTLFSIAAIFISVGLFLLLATLVGYILAYLIIGVVLVIFGAILAWRAMDKKTPKLPKRK encoded by the coding sequence ATGGAGGATAAAACCAAGGGAGGCAGAACTCTCGTCGAGTCGATTCTCGACTTGTTTGAAGTTAGTTCGACCTATCTCAGGCAGCAGGTCAAACAAGTAGTCGATGAGAGCGTAGCCGGACCCATCGGGATAGCGGCCAAAAAAGCCGCTTTTATCATACTGGCCTTTACGCTCTTCTCTATCGCCGCGATCTTTATCTCCGTCGGGCTCTTTCTACTCCTTGCGACGCTCGTCGGCTATATCCTCGCATATTTGATCATCGGCGTAGTCCTCGTCATCTTCGGAGCGATTCTCGCGTGGCGGGCTATGGACAAAAAAACGCCAAAACTGCCGAAACGCAAGTAG